The DNA region CGCGGCAGCCCGCCCGcagcatcttcctcttcctcctccctcccggCACGGCTCGTAACGGCCCCGGGGCGCCTGGGACATGGAGTCCGCCCGGCCCtggccccggcccccgcccccggcccggcccgccctcGGCACCGcctccccggggctgccggcACGGCCACCCCCATCCCCCAGAGACAGGCGGGCACAGGCAGGGCCAACGTAGCAGCTTTTAGTGGTTACCCCTCCAGCACCCCCGCACGCCTCGGTCCCCCCGCGCCCCCTTGCAGTGTCCGGGCTCTGCCCACGGGACGTGCCCAGGAGAGGCTCCCAGGGGTCTCTGGAGTGGCAGCGCTGCCCCTcgctgctgagcagagcagagggagtcagggatggggcacagggagggcttGGGACCCCCGCGGGGCCGAAGCGGGAATGCAGGAGTCCACTCAGGCCCCGGGAGCATGGAAAGGGCACTTCTccccagctggcaccagcaccagcaggcTCAGGTGTAGGAAAGCAGGTTGACATCATAGCAGCCATCCACCTAGGGAAGAGAGCAACTGTCACTgtctgcacagcactgctgggatgctccagccccgtgctgctgggagcagcccctctgggagggCTCCTGAGCCATGTGGCAAGGCCAGGGTCCCTGTCAGCAGGGTGGTGGGACTCACGTCGAAGCGCCCGATGCGGGCAGCTGCCTGGCGAGCCCGGATCACCTCTGTCAGCACCCACATTTGCTGGACCTCTGTCGACACCTTCTCTGGATCAGGGAGCTCCTGGAAAGAAGTGGGCACAATGCGGTGGAGCAGGGATGGCCCACATGGGCTGGATGATCCTGGGTTTGGGCAGTGGTATGGCTGGATGGCTCTACCTCCCAGGGAGCCAGGCACGTGATGGTGCCCACATTCCTAAGCAGTTGGTGGTTTCCCAACATGAGGTAAGCAGGGCCCCTCTCtaggaaaacaaaccactggggacatgggtgaGTGACCCTGATCTCTGGGTGCTGCGGTGCCAACACAGCCCACCTCTGCTGGCAGGTGGCCAGGATGAGGACAGAAAGCTGATTGCTGGCTAATTATTAAAAACCTAATCACGCAGTCCAGAGTTTCCCAACAGCCTCACTTTGTGACGCTCCCTGGGCTTGGGTGCAGAATCCTGGGCACACAGGCTGGTTCACCCCAGGAACCTTTAGCCAGGTGGGACGTgtgggctcagcagcagctctcctggctggggCACAACTCTCATGGGGGCACAGCTCTGTAGCACTGGGCTGAGGGGTGCCTCGTGGTGATATTGGGAAGAGCCAATCTCAGGGCAACCGCTGGCATCTGCCCCAGATACTCCTTGCCACAGGGAACGTGATCCAAGCAATCAACAAGGGATTGGGATGCCCTCCCCAAACTGTCACACAGCTGGGCAAGGACTGGGAACAGCAGCCTCACTGCTGGTGCAGTGTGAGCACCGTAGCATGGAAGCCCAGTTGCAGAACTGCCCTGGCAGGTGTGGGGTGTGTGCCACCCTCTTGCAGGCAGCACCTCCAGTTGATTCAGCAGGTTCCCATGGGCGAGCCAGCTCCcatcctggccctgctctgcccgaACTTTGCCCACCAAAGGCCACCATCTGCCAGGCAGATGTGGCTGGCAATCTGTAAACACGTGCTGTGGCTGTGATGCCTCTCTGCCCACATGCTGTCCTGGCTGGGCAACGTGTTTCCCAGAGCACACCCTCGGCAAAGTACTGGGaaccagccctgtccccacaagTCCCACCCACCCCGAGCGATGCTGTGCAcccactgctcctgcagtgatgtccctgtccctgttcccacaCATCCCACCTGCCACTGCACCATGCTGTGCACCCACTGCTCCCACGGGGATGTTCTTgttcctgtcccatcccattGCATCCCCCCTGTCTGCTGAGTGGCACTGTGCACCCACTTCTCCCTTGGTGACGTTCCTGTCCCCAGACTAGAGGGCAAATAGACTTAAGTGTCACCTCAAATAGCACATCCCCATGGAGATATTTTTCTTAGTACTGCAAACTACTTCCATCACAAGGCGGGTTATTTCAGGGCTCCATAGCTATTCCTGGTGAAAGCCTGGAGCCAACAAGGCAGGCATGGGCCTGGCAGCTTCCTGATGGATGCTCATGGCTGGCACCCCACAGAagcccctccttcccccaggaccTCAGCAGTGATTACTCACCCCAtgcaggctggctggctgctccGGAGGGGTCAGCTGGGAGagccaggagggaaaatcctTCTGAGGACTCTGAAACAGATCCAGAGGGTCACACAGGGTGTTCCCAAACCTATCTCCATCCTTTACACCAGGCAGTGTGCTGGGGCTTAGAGCCTACCCCTAGTGATACTGCTTTGGAAGTGTCACTTTACTATCCTTAAAGAGAGTTTTGTAGGGAATTCTGTGTTTTGAGTGGCTGTTGGAGCAgtcccttccccagcaccactGGAGCACAAGTGGATCCCAAGTGCCCCAGCAAAGGACAAGGACTTGGAGCCACATCCCTGTGTGTGCTCCCCAGAGCGGTAGGGGGAAATGCAGGTATAGAGCAGGACAGTGGCTTGTCCAGGccccctgcctgtgcctggcagTGGGGTAGCTCTGGCACCTGCTCACCTTCTGTCCAGGGGGGAAAATCTGCAGGTCCTCGATGGTGAAGTGGAGCCAAACTGGGGAGGGCTGTCGCAGGATGAACCGCATTGCTGTCACCTGGTCCACATCACACAGCATCTGCAGGACAAGGGCCAGGGAGTGTAACCACAGGGGCTGGCACTGACTGGGGGCAGCTTTTGGGGTatcctcccaaaacccccaacccACCCCAGATGGAAGAAGCTCAAGGGAAGCATCATCCCGTgagggctggctgggctgagTGGGACACAGGGACTCTTGCAGCCATGGGGATCAGTGGGACATGGGCACCAGacccctggagcaggagccatCCTGGGGTGTGGGCAAAGCGAGGTGAGCCCCAGCGGGGGGGTGATGCCAGACCCATCCGGACATGCCGACCTGGTGCCGGCGGAGGCAGAAGTAGTCCTGGGAGCCCTCCTCGGTGTGTGGGCAAGGCATCAGGCACAGGTCCCGCAGGCAGGTCATCCagcgccgggagccgccggggccgggccgctGCACCCTCACGGTCAGGAACGCCGTGTAGAAGTTCCTGAACACGATCTCCTGCACCTGCGGGACCGGCGACCTCAGCCCCACAACAGCATCCCTCCATACTTGCACCAGCATCAACCCCCCCGATACCGACACCGGCATCCTCCCCCCAGTACTGGGACGGGCACCGGCAATCCCCCTCCCTCAGCGGGATCGGTACGCCCCCGTACCcgcaccagcacagccccataTCGGGACCCGCACGGGCATCCCCCACTCTACTGGGACGGGCACTGCATCCCCAGCATCCCGCCCAGCATCGGTAAGGGAGGTACCCCAGTACCGGCATCCACCCGTTACCGGCATCCCCTCCGCCCGGGACCGCCCCTCACATCTTCCCCATACCGCCCACGGCATCCCTTCTGCCCTGGGACCGCCCCCGGGTTCCCCCCATACCGGCACCGGCATCCCCCGTCCTGCCCCGGGACCGACACCACCCCCGGCCCTGCACCGTCCCCGGCACGGCCCCTGTCTTCCTCCGGGACCACCCCAGCACAACCCCCGCCGGTACCGCCCCCGTCATCCGCCTGTGACTCCTGGGGaccaccccgggacccccccgccGGTAccgcggcgggcgcggccgcACTCACGTcggcggcagcgccgcgggGGAAGCGGAGGTCGATGACGGCGACgccgggccgtgcgggctcGGCTCCCCCGGCCAGCTGGagaggggcggcggggcggggggcgcagggcagtggggagcggcccggcccggcgggcggacccggccccgccgctcccgaCATGGCGGCGCCGCGCGGCCGCCGctccggggcggggccggccgggcgATGGCGTCACGGCCCGCGGCCGCCGGCAGGgggcgcccccgccccgccgccgccccggggcggccccgccgcgatgggagcgggggcggggccgcgctggCTCCGGGCATCCCCCGCACCGGGGCCGCCCCAGCGCCTCCCCCGGACCGGCACCGGCATCCCCGCGcgggtttattttcttctcgGCCCCGCGGCGCCGAGACCGGAACTGGGGGTTGAGCACcgtcccaccccacccccaccccctgccctcccGGGGCCACCCCGGTGCCCGGGCAGCGCCGTCCCGGCGTGAAGCGGCGGGTCCGGCCCCGGTGTGCGGGGTCAGCCCTCCACTCGGGGCGCACACGGGCAAATCCCGGCCGGGGATGCCTGGGCTCGGagcagaggggatggggacGGTACCGGTACCGTGGCAGGTCTCCCGGGGCCGGCCCGAGGGGGCTGAGCCCGTACAAACTGCTGGCAGCCGCACACCggtttttaagtcttttttttttaataaaacaatcGGAGTCTGTATCAAAAATTTAGTAAAAAATTAGATTTGAGAGTTCaccgattttttttttaactattaaCTATTCCTGGcgctcttttttttcttttctttttctttttattatttttttttttaaacttttttagCTTTTCCAACAGTGTCCAGGCTGGAGTGCCAGCGTGAGGCCAGCGGGGCCATTCCTGCACAGTCCCAAGGAGCAGCCGGGACAGAGAACACACCCTACTCTCGTCAAAACACCCCACGGGAAGGGGGTTTTGCTTTAAATCGACCTCCCCAACCCTGGTGCTCGCTGAGAAGCAGAGAAGTTCGTCGTGGCACAGGGTTCAGCTCATCCTTCCGCGAGCATTCCCCGGCACAGCGACGCACCCCCTGCTCAGCCATGGGCACCCCAGGCCAGGCTGACCCAGCTCATTACTATTTTATGATGCGTGAGAAAGATAGGACttctttgattaaaaataaaataaaaatgataaaagaatcaaaccccaaaccaagaAGCTGATCCACcccaagaggaggaggaggaggaggctggctGGCCCCGCTGACCAGCCTGTGGAGCTcgcctgcagcacagcactgccctccccctccccaaaaactACACATCCCAGTTTAGGTAAACAGCAGATTAAATGTAAAAACTTAAACCATCGACTTCAGAAAGTCCCttgaatttaattatttttaggcTACCTTTCATGTTACGTCCTGTAGCTAGACACACGTGAATAGAAAAAACAGTACAGTTAGTGTTAAAGGCAAACAGCGGAGACCCAGAGTGCTAccccagtgctgcctgctcctcccGACCCGGCCCGACCCGTCCCGacccccctccctgcccaccgcccggccccggccgaAGCCCAGCCGCCGGGAAGGCGTCTTTGAGCCgagaatttttttctatgaataaaataaaaccaaagcttGTTAGGCAAAAATAAAACGAGCGTCCCCCCGAGTCCCGCGAGCGCTCCGGTGCGGCGGGCGCAGCCGGGGAGAGCCTGCTGGGGAGCGGGCTGGGCTTTCGTGTTCCCGGCTGGCGAGGGGGCTGCCGGCCCACAGACAGCACCGGTGTGGAGCTGGAGGCCCCTTCTCCCCCGAGAGCCTCCTGTTTGTTAAGGGGGCACGTAGGGCGGTGGGGACCTGTACGGGGTCATGTTCTTCGGGCGGGAGCCTTTCCCCTCCATGGGTGCAGTGAAGGGGGGGGGAGGCTGGTAGGGCGGCGCGTTGGGGTCCTCGTCCCGCAGCGGAGTGTACTCCCCGATGGTGTCCTGGTTGAGCGGCGTGGTCTCCGGCATGCTCTGGTTGGGGTACTCtggagggggcagaggggcttTCTCCTCCTGGAGGATGAGGGGCATGCTGGAGGACGGTGGGGGCTTGGAGTCATCCAGCTCGTCGGCGAAGATGATGGGCACGCCTTTCTTTATGAAGGTGGCCTGGTCTTCGATGGTCAGCTTGCCTTTCCTCTTCTTGCGGTAGCAGATCATGGCAATGATGCCAGCCACGAGGAGGATGGCGGCCACCACCACGGCAGGGATGACGGTGTGCAGGTACACATCGTCCTCGCTGCTCTTCTCGGGGTCTT from Haemorhous mexicanus isolate bHaeMex1 chromosome 11, bHaeMex1.pri, whole genome shotgun sequence includes:
- the NICN1 gene encoding nicolin-1 isoform X1 — protein: MSGAAGPGPPAGPGRSPLPCAPRPAAPLQLAGGAEPARPGVAVIDLRFPRGAAADVQEIVFRNFYTAFLTVRVQRPGPGGSRRWMTCLRDLCLMPCPHTEEGSQDYFCLRRHQMLCDVDQVTAMRFILRQPSPVWLHFTIEDLQIFPPGQKSPQKDFPSWLSQLTPPEQPASLHGELPDPEKVSTEVQQMWVLTEVIRARQAAARIGRFDVDGCYDVNLLSYT
- the NICN1 gene encoding nicolin-1 isoform X2, whose protein sequence is MPVPVQEIVFRNFYTAFLTVRVQRPGPGGSRRWMTCLRDLCLMPCPHTEEGSQDYFCLRRHQMLCDVDQVTAMRFILRQPSPVWLHFTIEDLQIFPPGQKSPQKDFPSWLSQLTPPEQPASLHGELPDPEKVSTEVQQMWVLTEVIRARQAAARIGRFDVDGCYDVNLLSYT